From Streptomyces griseorubiginosus, one genomic window encodes:
- a CDS encoding helix-turn-helix domain-containing protein produces MDGVPEPHTGWTFVTNHARVLAVIADNHSARIRDIAAHCRLTERAVQKIISDLERDGYLSHIREGRTNTYRIDPGKVLRHPAEAGLTVASLLSLLVQDEATRSTTPENAGEVPETSSS; encoded by the coding sequence ATGGATGGAGTGCCCGAGCCACACACCGGATGGACGTTCGTCACCAACCACGCCCGCGTGCTGGCCGTGATCGCCGACAACCACAGCGCCCGGATCCGCGACATCGCCGCGCACTGCCGGCTCACCGAACGTGCCGTACAGAAGATCATTTCCGATCTGGAGCGGGACGGATACCTCTCGCACATCAGGGAGGGCCGCACCAACACCTACCGCATCGATCCGGGCAAGGTGCTGCGGCACCCCGCCGAGGCCGGCCTGACGGTGGCGTCCCTGCTCTCCCTGCTCGTCCAGGACGAGGCGACCCGCTCCACCACCCCCGAGAACGCCGGAGAGGTCCCGGAGACATCGTCTTCGTGA
- the rox gene encoding rifampin monooxygenase: protein MFDVIIAGGGPTGLMLAAELRLHGVRVVVLEKEATPTDVVRSLGLHVRSIEVLDQRGLLDRFLAHGKRSPVGGLLAGVVKPLPDGLDTAHAYTLGIPQPTTDRLLAERAVELGAEIRRGRELVGLSQDADGTAVTAELADGTRLRSRYLVGCDGGRSTVRKLLGVGFPGTPARAETLLGAMEVGVPPQTVTAVVTEIRRTQKLFGLAPVGDGLYRVVVPAEGVSEDRSVAPTLDEFKRRLRAVAGTDFGVHSPRWLSRFGDATRQAERYRVGRVLLAGDAAHVHPPVGGQGLNLGIQDAFNLGWKLAAEVAGWAPAGLLDSYHAERHPVAADVLNTTRAGMELLSTEPGPQAVRRLLEQLMDFDEVNRYLIGKLTAIGVRYDFGAGPDLLGRRLRDLTLRRGRLYELTHAGRGLLLDRTGRLSVACWSDRVDHVVDAGAELDVPAVLLRPDGHVAWAGEDQGELDDRLPRWFGAPA from the coding sequence GTGTTCGACGTGATCATCGCCGGTGGCGGGCCCACCGGGTTGATGCTGGCCGCCGAGCTGCGGTTGCACGGTGTGCGGGTGGTCGTGCTGGAGAAGGAGGCCACCCCGACCGACGTCGTCCGTTCGCTCGGACTGCACGTGCGCAGCATCGAGGTGCTGGACCAGCGGGGTCTGCTGGACCGGTTCCTGGCGCACGGGAAGCGGAGCCCGGTCGGCGGCCTCCTCGCCGGCGTGGTGAAGCCGCTGCCCGACGGGCTGGACACCGCGCACGCCTACACCCTCGGCATCCCGCAGCCCACCACCGACCGCCTCCTGGCCGAGCGGGCGGTCGAGCTCGGCGCCGAGATCCGGCGCGGCCGCGAACTGGTCGGACTGAGCCAGGACGCCGACGGCACCGCCGTCACCGCCGAACTCGCCGACGGCACCCGGCTGCGCTCGCGCTACCTCGTCGGCTGCGACGGCGGCCGCAGCACCGTGCGCAAGCTGCTCGGAGTCGGCTTCCCCGGCACCCCCGCCCGGGCCGAGACGCTGCTCGGCGCGATGGAGGTGGGCGTGCCGCCTCAGACGGTGACGGCCGTGGTCACCGAGATCCGCAGGACCCAGAAGCTGTTCGGCCTCGCCCCCGTCGGGGACGGGCTGTACCGGGTCGTCGTGCCCGCCGAGGGGGTCAGCGAGGACCGCTCGGTCGCGCCGACCCTCGACGAGTTCAAACGGCGGCTCCGGGCAGTCGCCGGCACCGACTTCGGCGTGCACTCACCGCGCTGGCTGTCCCGCTTCGGCGACGCCACCCGGCAGGCGGAGCGCTACCGCGTCGGCCGGGTGCTGCTGGCCGGGGACGCGGCGCACGTCCACCCGCCGGTGGGCGGGCAGGGGCTCAACCTCGGCATCCAGGACGCCTTCAACCTCGGCTGGAAGCTGGCCGCCGAGGTGGCCGGCTGGGCCCCCGCGGGACTGCTGGACAGCTATCACGCCGAACGGCACCCGGTGGCCGCCGACGTACTGAACACCACCCGGGCGGGGATGGAGCTGCTGTCCACCGAACCGGGACCGCAGGCGGTGCGCCGGCTGCTGGAGCAGCTGATGGACTTCGACGAGGTGAACCGGTACCTGATCGGGAAACTCACCGCGATCGGCGTCCGCTACGACTTCGGCGCGGGCCCTGACCTGCTCGGCCGGCGCCTGCGGGACCTCACGCTCCGGCGCGGCCGCCTCTACGAGCTGACGCACGCCGGCCGCGGACTGCTGCTCGACCGGACCGGCCGGCTCTCGGTGGCGTGCTGGTCGGACCGGGTCGACCATGTCGTCGACGCCGGTGCGGAGCTGGACGTGCCCGCGGTGCTGCTGCGGCCGGACGGCCATGTCGCGTGGGCGGGCGAGGACCAGGGCGAACTGGACGACCGACTGCCCCGGTGGTTCGGCGCGCCGGCCTGA
- a CDS encoding hemolysin family protein — protein MSFPVALFVTVLLLIGSGFFVAAEFALVAAKRHRMEKAAAEGRRGAKAALAGMRELSLMLAGAQLGITVCTLGLGSVSKPAISHELDPLLHDLGLPAALSYGVAFVFAMVVVVFLHMVVGEMAPKSWAIAHPERSAMLLSPPFRGVVKVVRPLISVLNKLSNALVRLCRVTPRDELAAVHNREQLTHLVEESQRLGLISEADSELLTRSLTEPETPVGDLRIPAADITSVPGTADLDTVLRTAAAHDRTRMLVREDDRVLGSLHARDALVARAQGRTVTARALARPVPELTEDTKVADAIDLLRRNRASLAVVRDGSGTLTGLVTLDDLLARYLQPQGV, from the coding sequence ATGAGCTTCCCCGTGGCGCTCTTCGTGACCGTCCTGCTGCTGATCGGCAGCGGGTTCTTCGTCGCCGCCGAGTTCGCGCTGGTCGCCGCCAAGCGGCACCGCATGGAGAAGGCCGCGGCCGAGGGGCGGCGCGGTGCGAAGGCGGCGCTGGCCGGCATGCGCGAGCTGTCGCTGATGCTGGCCGGTGCCCAACTCGGCATCACCGTGTGCACCTTGGGCCTCGGTTCGGTCTCCAAGCCCGCGATCTCCCACGAACTCGACCCGCTGCTGCACGACCTGGGCCTGCCGGCGGCCCTGAGCTACGGCGTGGCCTTCGTGTTCGCCATGGTCGTGGTGGTGTTCCTGCACATGGTGGTCGGCGAGATGGCCCCCAAGTCCTGGGCCATCGCCCACCCCGAGCGGTCCGCCATGCTGCTCTCGCCGCCCTTCCGGGGTGTCGTCAAGGTGGTCCGGCCGCTGATCTCGGTGCTCAACAAGCTGAGCAACGCGCTGGTACGGCTGTGCCGGGTCACCCCGCGCGACGAGCTCGCCGCCGTGCACAACCGTGAGCAACTCACCCACCTGGTCGAGGAGTCGCAGCGGCTCGGACTGATCAGCGAGGCCGACTCGGAGCTGCTCACCCGCTCGCTCACCGAGCCCGAGACCCCGGTCGGCGACCTCCGGATCCCGGCCGCCGACATCACCTCGGTACCCGGCACCGCCGACCTCGACACCGTGCTGCGCACCGCGGCGGCCCACGACCGCACCCGCATGCTGGTCCGCGAGGACGACCGGGTGCTCGGCTCCCTGCACGCCCGGGACGCCCTGGTCGCCCGGGCCCAGGGCCGCACCGTCACCGCCCGCGCCCTGGCCCGCCCGGTCCCGGAACTGACCGAGGACACCAAGGTCGCCGACGCGATCGACCTCCTGCGCCGCAACCGGGCCTCCCTCGCGGTCGTACGGGACGGGTCCGGCACCCTCACCGGCCTGGTCACCCTGGACGACCTGCTGGCGCGCTATCTCCAGCCGCAGGGGGTGTGA
- a CDS encoding hemolysin family protein → MSTTSALLGLLAVFLLTAGTGYFVAQEFAYVSADRLALSRQAEAGDRKAARALKVLERLSFMLSGAQLGITVTGLVVGFIAEPSVSALLGPALTGIGVPEGAVGGISVVLAFVLATVVQMVLGELAPKNLAIAVPEQLAKALAPSTLGYLKLVGPLVRVFDGAANRLLRGVGIEPVEELHHGATLEELGHLIGESHEQGELPRDTAELLDHALEFPERTLDEVMVPRVDAVFVRGDATAAEAVELIARHGHSTYPVLGDHPDDVPGVLGVRELMRLPAADLARCTAVSLARKPLLLPDTLPLPEAVEQMRERDDEFAVVLDEHGGIAGIVTYEDIAEELVGDIADETDTVTEIAVPEGTGWLVDAGRRLDEIADVTGVELPEEEDYDTVAGLVVDRLGRFPAIGDRVTVELLDGGRAVIDVRTLDRHVPERVRIERVGEA, encoded by the coding sequence TTGAGTACCACCAGTGCCCTCCTCGGCCTGCTCGCCGTGTTCCTGCTGACCGCCGGCACCGGCTACTTCGTCGCCCAGGAGTTCGCCTACGTCTCCGCGGACCGGCTCGCCCTCTCCCGCCAGGCCGAGGCAGGTGACCGCAAGGCCGCCCGCGCGCTGAAGGTGCTGGAGCGGCTGTCGTTCATGCTGTCCGGCGCCCAGCTGGGCATCACCGTCACCGGACTGGTCGTCGGATTCATCGCCGAGCCCTCGGTCTCCGCACTGCTCGGGCCCGCCCTGACCGGCATCGGCGTCCCCGAGGGCGCCGTCGGCGGCATCTCGGTCGTGCTGGCCTTCGTGCTGGCCACCGTCGTCCAGATGGTCCTCGGCGAACTGGCCCCGAAGAACCTCGCCATCGCCGTCCCCGAGCAGCTCGCCAAGGCCCTCGCGCCCTCCACCCTCGGCTACCTCAAGCTTGTCGGCCCGCTGGTGCGCGTCTTCGACGGCGCGGCCAACCGTCTGCTCCGCGGGGTCGGCATCGAACCCGTCGAGGAACTCCACCACGGCGCCACACTGGAGGAGCTCGGCCACCTCATCGGCGAGTCCCACGAACAGGGCGAGCTGCCCAGGGACACCGCCGAACTCCTCGACCACGCCCTGGAGTTCCCCGAGCGCACCCTCGACGAGGTGATGGTCCCGCGGGTCGACGCCGTCTTCGTCCGCGGCGACGCCACCGCCGCCGAGGCCGTCGAGCTGATCGCCCGGCACGGCCACTCCACCTACCCGGTCCTCGGCGACCACCCCGACGACGTCCCGGGCGTGCTGGGCGTGCGCGAGCTGATGCGCCTGCCCGCCGCCGACCTGGCCCGGTGCACCGCGGTTTCCCTCGCCCGCAAGCCCCTCCTGCTGCCCGACACGCTGCCGCTGCCGGAGGCGGTCGAGCAGATGCGGGAGCGGGACGACGAGTTCGCGGTCGTCCTCGACGAACACGGCGGGATCGCCGGCATCGTCACCTACGAGGACATCGCGGAGGAGCTCGTCGGCGACATCGCCGACGAGACCGACACCGTTACGGAGATCGCCGTGCCCGAGGGGACGGGCTGGCTGGTCGACGCGGGCCGCCGCCTCGACGAGATCGCCGACGTCACGGGCGTCGAACTCCCCGAGGAGGAGGACTACGACACGGTCGCCGGACTGGTCGTGGACCGGCTCGGCCGCTTCCCCGCGATCGGCGACCGGGTCACCGTCGAACTGCTCGACGGCGGACGCGCGGTGATCGACGTACGCACCCTGGACCGGCATGTGCCGGAGCGGGTCCGCATCGAGAGGGTGGGCGAGGCATGA
- a CDS encoding hemolysin family protein — protein sequence MTTVQLLVGALTLLTNAFFVGGEFALISVRRSQIEPRARDRDKRARMTLWGLEHLSAMMATAQLGITVSSLVLGAVAEPAIAHLLEPGFEAARVPDGLVHPIAFVIALSLATYLHMLIGEMVPKNIALAAPVPTALLLGPPLVALTRALRPFVFGINAFANALLKLLRVEPKDEVESVFTDDQLARMVVEAGEAGLLTPADGERLRDALELGTRPVGEILVPVPKMRTVDVSVTPARLERVAADAGYSRFPVTGPDGTLLGYLHIKDTLGVTDRDRPFPRSALHPVTRVRIDTPLDDTLTALRADGSHLAAVTGQTGAVLGFVTMEDVLTELVGPAPAAV from the coding sequence ATGACCACCGTCCAACTGCTCGTCGGCGCCCTCACCCTGCTGACCAACGCGTTTTTCGTGGGCGGCGAGTTCGCCCTGATCTCCGTGCGCCGCAGCCAGATCGAGCCACGCGCGCGGGACCGCGACAAGCGGGCCCGGATGACCCTGTGGGGCCTCGAACACCTCTCCGCGATGATGGCCACCGCCCAGCTCGGCATCACCGTCTCCTCGCTGGTGCTCGGCGCGGTAGCCGAACCGGCCATCGCGCACCTGCTGGAGCCCGGCTTCGAGGCGGCCCGCGTCCCGGACGGCCTGGTGCATCCGATCGCCTTCGTGATCGCGCTGTCGCTGGCCACCTATCTGCACATGCTGATCGGCGAGATGGTCCCGAAGAACATCGCCCTCGCGGCCCCCGTGCCGACCGCGCTGCTCCTCGGACCGCCCCTGGTGGCCCTCACCCGCGCGCTGCGGCCCTTCGTGTTCGGCATCAACGCCTTCGCCAACGCCCTGCTGAAGCTGCTGCGCGTCGAACCGAAGGACGAGGTCGAGTCGGTGTTCACCGACGACCAGCTCGCCCGCATGGTCGTCGAGGCCGGTGAGGCCGGGCTGCTCACGCCGGCCGACGGCGAACGGCTGCGGGACGCGCTGGAGCTCGGCACCCGCCCGGTCGGCGAGATCCTCGTCCCGGTCCCGAAGATGCGCACCGTCGACGTCTCGGTCACCCCGGCCCGCCTGGAGCGGGTGGCCGCCGACGCGGGGTACTCCCGGTTCCCGGTCACCGGCCCGGACGGCACCCTGCTGGGCTATCTGCACATCAAGGACACCCTCGGCGTCACCGACCGCGACCGGCCCTTCCCGCGCTCCGCGCTGCACCCGGTCACCCGGGTCCGCATCGACACCCCCCTGGACGACACCCTCACCGCGCTGCGCGCCGACGGGAGCCATCTGGCGGCGGTGACGGGGCAGACGGGAGCCGTCCTCGGGTTCGTGACCATGGAGGACGTCCTGACCGAGCTGGTGGGCCCGGCACCGGCCGCCGTGTGA
- a CDS encoding hemolysin family protein yields the protein MTEILLLLTALLLTLACAVFVAAEFSLTTVERGDLERAAEAGERGAEGALKAVRRLTFQLSGAQLGITVTSLVIGMLAEPSLAALLKGPLEGIGLGGAASPVATAVGVALSTVVLMVVGELVPKNWAISRPLAVAKVVAGPQSAFTAVFGPFIRHLNNTANAVVRRFGLEPAEELASARTPEELVALAEHSAAEGALEADSAELFVRTLHLGELTAENVMTPRVDVKALEAHATAADAATLTHATGLSRFPVYRDSLDEVIGTVHIRDVLALEPAKRAVTPVTELATAPLLVPDSLTADRLLERLRATRTMAVVIDEYGGTAGVATVEDIVEEVVGEVRDEHDPVEMPDLRPAGPGAWEAEGSVRVDRLTGIGLTAPEGPYETVAGLVATRLARIPAKGDDLDLDGWRLEVLDVDHHRADLIRITEPARVPVPAGEESR from the coding sequence GTGACCGAGATCCTGCTGCTCCTGACGGCCCTCCTGCTGACGCTGGCCTGCGCCGTGTTCGTCGCCGCCGAGTTCTCCCTGACCACCGTCGAGCGCGGGGACCTGGAGCGGGCCGCCGAGGCCGGTGAGCGTGGCGCCGAGGGCGCTCTGAAGGCCGTCCGCCGGCTGACCTTCCAGCTCTCCGGCGCCCAGCTCGGCATCACCGTCACCTCCCTCGTGATCGGCATGCTCGCCGAACCCTCCCTCGCGGCGCTCCTCAAGGGGCCGCTGGAGGGCATCGGCCTGGGCGGGGCCGCCTCCCCCGTGGCGACCGCGGTGGGCGTCGCCCTGTCCACCGTCGTGCTGATGGTGGTCGGCGAGCTGGTGCCGAAGAACTGGGCCATCTCCCGCCCGCTGGCCGTCGCCAAGGTGGTCGCGGGTCCCCAGAGCGCCTTCACGGCCGTCTTCGGCCCCTTCATCCGGCACCTCAACAACACCGCCAACGCCGTCGTACGGCGTTTCGGCCTGGAGCCCGCCGAGGAACTGGCCTCCGCCCGCACCCCAGAGGAACTGGTCGCGCTCGCCGAACACTCCGCCGCCGAGGGCGCCCTGGAGGCCGACTCCGCCGAACTGTTCGTGCGCACCCTGCACCTGGGCGAGCTGACCGCGGAGAACGTCATGACACCGCGCGTCGACGTCAAGGCCCTGGAAGCCCACGCGACCGCGGCCGACGCCGCGACCCTCACCCACGCCACCGGCCTGTCCCGCTTCCCGGTCTACCGCGACAGCCTGGACGAGGTCATCGGCACCGTGCACATCCGTGACGTGCTCGCCCTGGAGCCCGCGAAGCGGGCCGTCACCCCGGTCACCGAGCTGGCCACCGCCCCCCTGCTGGTCCCGGACAGCCTCACCGCCGACCGGCTCCTGGAGCGGCTGCGCGCCACCCGCACCATGGCCGTCGTCATCGACGAGTACGGCGGCACCGCCGGTGTGGCGACCGTCGAGGACATCGTCGAGGAGGTCGTCGGCGAGGTGCGGGACGAGCACGACCCCGTCGAGATGCCCGACCTGCGGCCCGCCGGCCCCGGGGCCTGGGAGGCGGAGGGCTCCGTCCGCGTCGACCGGCTCACCGGGATAGGCCTCACGGCGCCCGAGGGGCCGTACGAGACCGTGGCCGGACTGGTCGCCACCCGGCTCGCGCGCATCCCCGCCAAGGGCGACGACCTCGACCTCGACGGCTGGCGCCTGGAGGTCCTGGACGTCGACCACCACCGCGCCGACCTGATCCGCATCACCGAACCGGCCAGGGTGCCGGTTCCGGCGGGGGAGGAGTCCCGATGA
- a CDS encoding twin-arginine translocase TatA/TatE family subunit: MFGLSELVIILLVVIAVIAVKKGPELVRSAGKSTRILKAEARAARDPQPAPQVIQGEVVEPGNAAGPRSQETGTP, encoded by the coding sequence ATGTTCGGACTGAGCGAGCTCGTGATCATCCTGCTCGTCGTGATAGCGGTCATCGCCGTCAAGAAGGGCCCCGAGCTGGTCCGTTCGGCGGGCAAGTCGACGCGCATCCTCAAGGCGGAGGCCCGCGCGGCGCGGGACCCGCAGCCGGCGCCCCAGGTGATCCAGGGCGAGGTCGTCGAGCCGGGGAACGCGGCCGGGCCGCGGTCGCAGGAGACCGGCACCCCCTGA
- a CDS encoding DUF1775 domain-containing protein, translating to MSRITLPRLSVAVAAAAAAVVLAAVPAAAHTEVEADKAQALAENVTLSFHAEAESDSSGIKEVRVVLPEGIAPADVTYKKGPAGWKFTADKDGYSVGGKELKTGVSAEYSVVVRQLPDAEEVAFKTLQTYGDGHVDRWIELDENGENPAPTLQLKAAAPGAKPIAPSASVDESPAAADPTPTPTAGETTPAASPQAADTAQDDDGGLSAGAWTGIGAGILVAAAAVVFAVRRRGGAEE from the coding sequence ATGTCCCGTATCACCCTGCCCCGCCTGTCCGTCGCCGTCGCCGCGGCGGCGGCCGCCGTCGTCCTGGCCGCCGTTCCGGCCGCCGCCCACACCGAGGTCGAGGCCGACAAGGCCCAGGCCCTCGCGGAGAACGTCACCCTCTCCTTCCACGCCGAGGCCGAGTCCGACTCCTCCGGGATCAAGGAGGTGCGCGTGGTCCTGCCCGAGGGCATCGCCCCCGCCGACGTCACCTACAAGAAGGGCCCCGCGGGCTGGAAGTTCACCGCGGACAAGGACGGCTACAGCGTCGGGGGCAAGGAGCTGAAGACCGGTGTGAGCGCCGAGTACTCCGTGGTCGTACGGCAGTTGCCGGACGCGGAGGAGGTCGCGTTCAAGACGCTCCAGACCTACGGCGACGGGCATGTCGACCGCTGGATCGAGCTGGACGAGAACGGCGAGAACCCCGCGCCGACGCTCCAGCTGAAGGCGGCGGCGCCGGGCGCGAAGCCGATCGCCCCCTCCGCGAGCGTCGACGAGAGCCCGGCCGCCGCGGACCCGACTCCGACTCCGACCGCCGGGGAAACGACCCCGGCCGCCTCCCCGCAGGCCGCCGACACCGCCCAGGACGACGACGGCGGGCTGTCCGCGGGCGCCTGGACCGGCATCGGCGCGGGAATCCTCGTGGCGGCGGCCGCCGTGGTCTTCGCGGTACGACGCCGGGGCGGCGCCGAGGAGTAG